The Oleidesulfovibrio alaskensis DSM 16109 DNA window ACCCGCTTTGCCGAAGGCAGCGAAGACCGCGATGCCGCCCGGATCATGGTGCAGGAGGTGGACAGGCTCAACCGCGTCATTTCCGACCTTATCGGTCTGGCCCGCCCGTCGGACCTGTCTTTAAAGCCCAGCAGACCGGAATCGCTGGCAGAAAACGTACTCCGCCTTATCCGGCAGGATGCCGCGGGCAAAAACATAGACTTGCGGTTCGCCGCGGCGGACGACCTGCCGCAGGCAGTGCTCGACCCCGACAGAGTGACGCAGGCGCTGCTGAATGTCTGCCTTAACGCACTGGATGCCATGGAAAGCGGCGGCGTACTGACGCTGAGCGTTGACACCGACAGTACCTCTTCCGAAGGCCGCAGGCTGCTGCGGTTCAAGGTGCGTGACACGGGCTGCGGCATAACGCCCGAAACCCTGAGCACCATGTTTGACCCGTATTTCACCACCAAAAGTCAGGGAACGGGGCTCGGGCTGGCCATTGTGCACAAAATAGTGGAGGCCCACGGCGGCGAAATAGCCGTGCAGTCTTCCGTAGGCAGCGGAACGGAAATATCTCTCATTCTGCCGCTTGAACCGCAACGCAACGCGAACAGCTGACCCGGCGGCGCGTCAAAGGAACAGCCATGACAAACGCTCCTACCATATTGATAGTGGATGATGATCAGGCGCACAGAACCATGCTGCGCACCATGCTGCGCGGCTGGCAGTACTCGGCGGAAGAAGCCGACGACGGTTCCGTGGCCGTGAGCAAGGTGCAGGAGCGCGCATATGACGCCATCCTGATGGATATCCGCATGGCCCGCATGAGCGGCATAGAAGCCCTGCGGCATATCATGGCCCACAATCCGGCCATTCCCGTGCTTATCATGACGGCATATTCTTCGGTGAATACAGCGGTGGAAGCCCTGAAAATAGGTGCTTATGACTACCTGACAAAGCCGCTTGATTTCGACGAGCTGAAACTGACGCTGGAGCGCGCGCTTGATCACACGCGGCTGGCCTCGGAAAACAGAGAGCTGCGCAGCTCTCTGTCCGCGGGGCAGGCTGCCTCGCGCATTATCGGCCGCAGCGAGGCCGTGCGCCGGCTTACCGAGCTGGTGGCCACAGTGGCGCCCAGCGACGCCACGGTACTCATCACCGGAGAATCGGGCACAGGCAAAGAACTGGTGGCCAGAGCCATACACGAAGGAAGCAGCAGACGTGACAGACCGCTGGTAACCGTCAACTGCGCCGCCCTTACGGAATCGCTGCTGGAATCAGAACTGTTCGGCCACGAAAAAGGTGCTTTTACCGGTGCGGACAAAAAACGCGACGGGCGGTTTGTTCAGGCGGACGGCGGTACGTTGTTTCTGGATGAACTGGGCGAAATGTCTCTGGCACTGCAGGCAAAGCTGCTGCGTGCGCTGCAGCAGGGTGAAATCCAGAGGGTAGGCAGCGACAACCCGCTGAGAGTCGATGTACGCGTCATCGCCGCAACCAACCGCAATCTGACCGCAGAGGTGACCGCAGGCAGGTTCCGCGAAGACCTGTTTTACCGGCTCAACGTCATCGGCATAGCGGTACCGGCACTGCGGGAACGGCGCGACGACATCCCCCTGCTGGCCGGACACTTTCTGACCCGCTATGCCGAACGTAACCGCAAGATGCTCAAAGGATTCACCCCGCAGGCCATGAACTGTCTGGTCAACTATGACTGGCCGGGCAATGTGCGTGAACTGGAAAACGCCGTGGAGCGCGCCGTTATCATGAGCATGGGCGAATATGTCACCGGACGCGAACTGCCGCCGGACATTGCAGCGGCTGACGGCGAAACGGATATCACCGCAGCAGTGTCCGATACGGACACACCGCTGCCCGACACCGTCCATGACCCCTATGCGGGGCTCTCGCTGGAAAATCTGGAACGCCGCGCCATTGAGGCAACGCTGCGCGAATGTGCCGACAATAAAAGCGAAGCCGCCCGCCGGCTGGGCATCACCCGCGCAACACTGCACAACAAGCTGAAAAAATACGGCATGGAATAACCGGAAGACCGGAACCGGAACAAGACCTCCGGCGGGCAAGAGGCATGATTCCCCCTGCATCCCCCGTTGCGCATGTTCTGCCGCGGTCAGCTGACATCGAAGGGCTTACGGTTGCGGCTGCATGGCGGCAACCGCACGGCGCGTCGCGTTGCGGGCATCGCTGTGCCTTGCACGGGGCGCATTACAGTGGCGGAAGGTTCAGCCGCCCCCTGACGGGGTTTTCTTCAGGCTTCTCAGGCTTCTCAGGTTTCTCAGGCATCCGGCGGGCAAAATCCGCAAAATCAGGCAAACAGCGATTTATCTGATCCGATCAATGAAAGCGCCAGTTCCATTTCGCGTTCAAGGCGGTTTTGCACTGCGGAGCGCACGGCGTTGGTGGAGGAACCGAACTGCCTGCTGCGCAGGTCATAAACTGTGCGTATAAACCGCCCTTGAAATGCAGGATCGGTAAAAGAATCATCCTGTCCGGTTCTGCCCAGAGCCTGACGGAAAATGCGCGCTGCGCCTGTGGGCCCGTGCTGCACGGCGGTGCTCCACAGCACTTCGCCCAGAACACCGCTCATATGGTCGCGTTCAAGTACCGAGTTGCGGGTAACCTTTCGCAAAGCGGGAAGGAAATTGTTCTCCCGCACGAATCTGTTCTGCAATGATTCAAATCCTGCCGGATCAGCAGCGGCGATTTGCGCCCATACACGGGGCATTGCACCTTGCGTACCGCCGGTGTTGGCCGGCCCTGCGGCGTTGAGACGCTGCGCGTACTCGGGTGCTGCCCGCTGCAGAAAGCGGATAAAGGCATCCATGCTGCCCGCCCGCGAGGAAATCTGATATTTTCCGTAGGAGGTGCCGCCATGACGGTCGTAGCCGATGCTTGCCACGCCCTGCGTGCCGGACTCAAATTGCGCTGCCAGCCAGCCGGTAAGCGGTGCAGACTCCGCAACGCCGCCTGCGGCGTTCTTCCCGTCAGCAGGAGCAATCTTTCCGGCAGATTCGGGCGCAGCAGGTTCCTGCCGGAGCGCGCTCATGCCGTCCGGAGCTTCCGCGGCCTGCCGGTAGGCTGCAGCCGCACCGTTCCATGATATGCGGCCTCTTACTTCACCGGTTTCACTGCCCAGTCCCACGGCATCGGCTATGGCAGACCGCAACGAAGCCAGCCCTTCCACGGGCAGTGCCGCGGTACCGGCAGGTGCTCCGCCCGATGCCAGACCGGCCAGACCGGACGGGCCGGAGAGCACTCTGGTAAGGGTGGCCAGCGCTCTGGTATTCAGTAGATTCATGCTGCCCAGCATGGCGCCTTCAAGCGGAGATTCTTCTTTGCCGTCACCTTTGCCCAGCCCCAGAACATCATCAAGCAGCTTCTGACCGTTGCGTGACAGGGCGCTGCCGCCCAGCAGCTCCCCGAAGCGTCCGGTGCCGGAACCTGCAGCGGCGGCCTGCTGTGCAGGCAGTGTACGGCCGGTAACGGGCGTACGCAGAACCCTGTCCGCCCTCTGCAGGCTTATGGTGCTGAAAGGATCGTATGCCATGGTGCCTCCTCGCTCGGGGCAGTACCCCGCAGCAGGACTAGCAACCATAGTGCCGATATTTCATACCCTCTTTTTTCCGGCATGTTACCCTTGCAAAAAAACATGGACAGCAACCGGAACATGCAGGGCCGACGATTCTCCGACACGGCCGTACGGTTATGAAGATGCGGGCCGGTAGTAGCCTTTTGCCTCAGGCAGCAGCTGGCGGATGGCCTTTATGCGGTTTTCATCAGCAGGGTGGGTAGAAAGGAACTCCGGCGGTTTTTTGCCGCCCTTGGCAGCCATGTTCTGCCAGAAAGTCAGCGCGGCTTCCGGGTTGTACCCCGCCTTGGCCATAAGAATAAGACCTATCCGGTCGGCCTCGTATTCGTGGGTGCGGCTGTAGGGCAGCAGTATGCCCACGCCCACACCTATACCATACGCCGCCACCGCGGCCTGCGCCACCTCAGGCGATGTCTGGGAGCCCACGGCGATGGCCGTCCCCAGCTGCCCCAGCTGCGCCACAACCTGTGTGGAATACCGCTCCGCCCCGTGCCGCGCGATGGCGTGGCCCACTTCGTGACCGATAACAGCGGCCAGCTGCGCATCGTCTTTGGCGGCTTCAAACAGCCCTGTATACACAAATATTTTTCCGCCCGGCAGGCAGAAGGCGTTGGGTACGTCTTTTTTGACGGTATGAAATTCCCATTTATATTCAGGGTGTCCGGCCACGGCCGCTATGCGGCGTCCCACGCGGGTCACGGCACGGGCATAGTCGCTTGTGGTATCAATCTGCTCCGACTTAATCACTTTCTGCGCTTCAGAGGCCCCCAGCGCCATTTCCTGCTGCGAATCCATCATGATAAACTGGTTGCGGCCGGTATACGGCGCCTTGGCACAGGCAGAGACAACCAGTACCGCCACTGTCAGTGCGGCAAAAAGCCATTTTTTCATATTTCTGCGCATAATCCCGTCCTTACTGGCTTCCTGCCCGCCGCGGACTGCCCTCAGCGGGCAAAGCGCGGCACGTCAAACTTGACGCTGTTGGCATTTGTCGTATCTTCCCCTACCTGAAAGCATGTGACAGCCCGACGGCCGCACAGGCTTTATACACCAAGCACCCGAAAGGCCGCAACGCGCTCCGTCCGCGGAACCGCCTGCGAACAAGGACAACTCATGGGCAAAGACCTCATCATCGTCGAGTCTCCCGCCAAGGTGAAGACTATCAAAAAGTTTCTGGGCAACAAATATATGGTCCAGGCCAGTGTGGGACATATCCGCGACCTGCCGACCAAGGAGCTCGGCGTGGACGAGGAAAACGACTTTTCTCCTGACTATCAGGTAATTCAGGGAAAACAAAAGGTTGTTTCCGCCCTTCGCGAAGCTGCGGCAAAAGCTGATAATGTATTTCTGGCGCCCGACCCCGACCGCGAGGGCGAGGCCATTGCCTGGCATGTTGCTGAAATAATTGCCAAGGAAAACAAAAACATCAGCCGTATCCAGTTTAACGAGATTACCGCCCGCGCCGTGCGCGAAGCGCTGGAAAACCCGCGCGAGCTGAACCGGAGTCTGTTTGACGCACAACAGGCACGCCGCGTGCTCGACAGACTGGTCGGTTACAAAATTTCGCCCATTCTGTGGAACAAAATAAAACGCGGCATCTCTGCCGGCAGGGTGCAGTCGGTGGCGCTGCGGCTGATTGTAGACCGCGAACGCGAACGCTATGCATTCACATCGGAAGAATACTGGGTTTTCCGGGCCAATCTGGCCGCGGAAACGCCCCCGCCCTTCAAGGCGGAACTTTTCAAGGTGGATGACAAAAAACCCGCCATTGCCAGCGCGGAGCAGGCGCAGGAACTGGAAAAGTCCATTGAGGGCAAAGCGTTCATCGTGGATTCGGTGCAGGAGAAAGAACGCTCACGCAAACCGCAGCCGCCGTTCATCACCTCCACCCTGCAGCAGCTGGCCAGCCAGCGGCTCGGTTTTTCCGCCAAGCGCACCATGTCGGTGGCGCAGCGGCTGTATGAAGGCCTTGATCTGGGCGACATGGGCACCACGGCGCTCATCACCTATATGCGTACCGACTCCGTCCGCATTTCGGATGAAGCCCGCGACAGCGCGCGCGAGCTTATCGCCTCGCTGTACGGCAAAGAATACTGCCCCGCCAAGGCGCCCGTATACAAAACCAAAGGCTCGGCACAGGACGCGCACGAAGCCATCCGCCCTGTTGACGTAACGCTGACTCCGGACAAAATAAAAGGTCTGGTGGCACCGGAACAGTACAGCCTGTACCGCCTTATCTGGTCGCGGTTCATGGCCTCGCAGATGGCGCCTGCCCGCTTCCACGACACCACGGTGCTTATCGGATGCGGCGGCACGCAGTGGCGCGTAAAAGGCGAACGGCTGCTTTTTCCGGGGTATATGGCCGCCGCGCCTGCTTCGGCCAAAGAAGCCAATGTGGAGCTGCCCCCCATGCAGCAGGGGCAGAAGCTGGAACTGACCCTGCTGGAAAAAGAGCAGAAGTTCACACAGCCTCCCGCCCGCTATTCCGAAGCCTCTCTGGTGCGGGAGATGGAAGAAAAAGGCATCGGCCGTCCCTCAACGTATGCCAGCATCATTTCCACCATTGTAGACCGCGACTACACCCGTCTGGAAGAGAAGCACTTTGTGCCCACCGATCTCGGCTTTGTGGTGTGTGACATGCTTACCAACCACTTCGGCACGCTGATGGATATCGGCTTTACCGCGCAGATGGAAAATTCGCTGGATAAAGTGGCCGAAGGCGACCTTGACTGGGTGGCACTGATGAAGGACTTCACCAGCGACTTCAACCCTACGCTGGCATCCGCCGCCAAAGAGATGAAAACCGTGAAGGCGGGGCTGGAAACGGACATCGTGTGCTCTGAATGCGGCAAACCCATGGCCATCAAGTTCGGCAAGGCCGGCCCCTTTCTGGCATGCACCGGCTACCCCGACTGCAAAAACACCAGTAACTTCACGCGTGATGAAAGCGGAACAATACAGCTGGTTGAACGTGAGCAGGAAGAACTGAAACCCGTCGGCACCTGCCCCGAATGCGGCAAAGACCTTGTGGTCAAACAGGCACGCACGGGCAGCAGATTCATCGCCTGTACGGGCTATCCCGACTGCAAGCATACCGAACCGTTTTCCA harbors:
- a CDS encoding sigma-54-dependent transcriptional regulator, translating into MTNAPTILIVDDDQAHRTMLRTMLRGWQYSAEEADDGSVAVSKVQERAYDAILMDIRMARMSGIEALRHIMAHNPAIPVLIMTAYSSVNTAVEALKIGAYDYLTKPLDFDELKLTLERALDHTRLASENRELRSSLSAGQAASRIIGRSEAVRRLTELVATVAPSDATVLITGESGTGKELVARAIHEGSSRRDRPLVTVNCAALTESLLESELFGHEKGAFTGADKKRDGRFVQADGGTLFLDELGEMSLALQAKLLRALQQGEIQRVGSDNPLRVDVRVIAATNRNLTAEVTAGRFREDLFYRLNVIGIAVPALRERRDDIPLLAGHFLTRYAERNRKMLKGFTPQAMNCLVNYDWPGNVRELENAVERAVIMSMGEYVTGRELPPDIAAADGETDITAAVSDTDTPLPDTVHDPYAGLSLENLERRAIEATLRECADNKSEAARRLGITRATLHNKLKKYGME
- a CDS encoding M48 family metallopeptidase; translation: MRRNMKKWLFAALTVAVLVVSACAKAPYTGRNQFIMMDSQQEMALGASEAQKVIKSEQIDTTSDYARAVTRVGRRIAAVAGHPEYKWEFHTVKKDVPNAFCLPGGKIFVYTGLFEAAKDDAQLAAVIGHEVGHAIARHGAERYSTQVVAQLGQLGTAIAVGSQTSPEVAQAAVAAYGIGVGVGILLPYSRTHEYEADRIGLILMAKAGYNPEAALTFWQNMAAKGGKKPPEFLSTHPADENRIKAIRQLLPEAKGYYRPASS
- the topA gene encoding type I DNA topoisomerase gives rise to the protein MGKDLIIVESPAKVKTIKKFLGNKYMVQASVGHIRDLPTKELGVDEENDFSPDYQVIQGKQKVVSALREAAAKADNVFLAPDPDREGEAIAWHVAEIIAKENKNISRIQFNEITARAVREALENPRELNRSLFDAQQARRVLDRLVGYKISPILWNKIKRGISAGRVQSVALRLIVDRERERYAFTSEEYWVFRANLAAETPPPFKAELFKVDDKKPAIASAEQAQELEKSIEGKAFIVDSVQEKERSRKPQPPFITSTLQQLASQRLGFSAKRTMSVAQRLYEGLDLGDMGTTALITYMRTDSVRISDEARDSARELIASLYGKEYCPAKAPVYKTKGSAQDAHEAIRPVDVTLTPDKIKGLVAPEQYSLYRLIWSRFMASQMAPARFHDTTVLIGCGGTQWRVKGERLLFPGYMAAAPASAKEANVELPPMQQGQKLELTLLEKEQKFTQPPARYSEASLVREMEEKGIGRPSTYASIISTIVDRDYTRLEEKHFVPTDLGFVVCDMLTNHFGTLMDIGFTAQMENSLDKVAEGDLDWVALMKDFTSDFNPTLASAAKEMKTVKAGLETDIVCSECGKPMAIKFGKAGPFLACTGYPDCKNTSNFTRDESGTIQLVEREQEELKPVGTCPECGKDLVVKQARTGSRFIACTGYPDCKHTEPFSTGVPCPNDGCDGQLVEKSSRRGKIFYSCNRYPQCDYATWNWPVAEACPQCDSKILTIKSTKARGKHIACPACKYTRALEDEE